In Kitasatospora gansuensis, a genomic segment contains:
- the pqqA gene encoding pyrroloquinoline quinone precursor peptide PqqA codes for MNETAERQESTLDTEETVWRTPEFSVVETALEVTAYALSTR; via the coding sequence ATGAACGAGACGGCCGAACGCCAGGAGTCCACCCTCGACACCGAGGAGACGGTCTGGCGGACCCCCGAGTTCAGCGTCGTCGAGACGGCCCTCGAGGTCACCGCGTACGCGCTGAGCACCCGCTAG
- a CDS encoding APC family permease, with the protein MSQMCGIGPFVTIPLMVAAFGGPQAIIGFIGGAVLALADGLVWAELGAALPGAGGSYVYLRESFQYRTGKLMPFLFVWTAMLFIPLIMSTGVVGFVQYLGYLWPDMTKGQGDLVGVAFCALVVLLLWRRVENIAKLTTVMWGVMITSVVVVILACFTHFSPARAFSWPAHAVELTHGQFWIGFAAGLTIGIYDYLGYNTAAYLGGEIKQPGRVLPRAIVLSIVGIMGIYLLLQIGVLGAMDWREMLDPDSIASKSVASAVLERTWGEGAADVVTVLILITAFASVLAGLLGGSRVPYDAARDGVFFRSFGKLHPKHRFPVLGLVSMGIVTAAGFLLSRHIGTTAAHPPLSILINLLTTVMVIVQALAQIVAVSVLRRRQPNLARPYRMWLYPAPSVVAAVGWLVIYGYADRNAPGFHPIEWSLAWVAAGCAAFVLWARKEGTWPFGPREIREEFLTDQERVAA; encoded by the coding sequence ATGAGTCAGATGTGCGGCATCGGCCCGTTCGTCACCATCCCGCTGATGGTCGCCGCCTTCGGCGGGCCGCAGGCCATCATCGGCTTCATCGGCGGAGCCGTCCTCGCCCTGGCCGACGGCCTGGTCTGGGCCGAGCTCGGCGCCGCACTGCCCGGCGCGGGCGGCAGCTACGTGTACCTGCGGGAGTCGTTCCAGTACCGCACCGGCAAGTTGATGCCGTTCCTCTTCGTCTGGACGGCGATGCTGTTCATCCCGCTGATCATGTCCACCGGCGTGGTCGGCTTCGTCCAGTACCTCGGCTACCTCTGGCCCGACATGACCAAGGGTCAGGGCGATCTGGTGGGCGTCGCGTTCTGCGCCCTGGTCGTCCTGCTGCTGTGGCGCAGGGTGGAGAACATCGCCAAGCTCACCACCGTGATGTGGGGCGTCATGATCACCTCGGTGGTCGTGGTGATCCTCGCCTGCTTCACCCACTTCAGCCCTGCCCGCGCCTTCAGCTGGCCCGCCCACGCCGTCGAGTTGACGCACGGTCAGTTCTGGATCGGCTTCGCCGCCGGACTCACCATCGGCATCTACGACTACCTCGGCTACAACACCGCCGCCTATCTCGGCGGCGAGATCAAGCAGCCCGGGCGGGTGCTGCCGCGCGCCATCGTCCTCTCGATCGTCGGCATCATGGGCATCTACCTGCTGCTCCAGATCGGCGTGCTGGGCGCGATGGACTGGCGCGAGATGCTCGACCCCGACTCGATCGCCTCCAAGTCGGTCGCCTCCGCCGTGCTGGAACGGACCTGGGGCGAGGGTGCGGCCGACGTGGTCACCGTGCTGATCCTGATCACCGCCTTCGCCTCGGTCCTCGCCGGACTGCTCGGCGGCTCCCGGGTGCCGTACGACGCCGCCCGCGACGGCGTGTTCTTCCGGTCCTTCGGCAAGCTGCACCCCAAGCACCGGTTCCCGGTCCTCGGACTCGTCAGCATGGGCATCGTCACCGCGGCCGGCTTCCTGCTCAGCCGGCACATCGGCACCACCGCGGCGCACCCGCCGCTGAGCATCCTGATCAACCTGCTCACCACCGTGATGGTCATCGTCCAGGCGCTCGCCCAGATCGTCGCGGTCTCGGTGCTGCGCCGCCGTCAGCCGAACCTCGCGCGGCCGTACCGGATGTGGCTCTACCCCGCGCCCAGCGTCGTCGCCGCCGTCGGGTGGCTCGTCATCTACGGGTACGCCGACCGCAACGCTCCCGGCTTCCACCCCATCGAGTGGTCGCTGGCCTGGGTCGCGGCAGGCTGCGCCGCGTTCGTGCTCTGGGCCCGGAAGGAAGGCACCTGGCCCTTCGGGCCGCGCGAGATCCGCGAGGAGTTCCTGACCGATCAGGAGCGGGTCGCGGCCTGA
- a CDS encoding PP2C family protein-serine/threonine phosphatase, translating into MDVRRRLAELRWPRQQSRALVVIPLALIVVISVVDVLAPSEVHLGPLLVAAPAITASFAGPRTTAAVGALAVLAQSIVAATRTTLLDLNHSVQIASLAVISALVTLGAHLREQHEKKMTQLRSVAEAAQTVVLRPLPHRMGPLRIASVYLAAEAEAQIGGDLYAAVRTAKGTRFLVGDVRGKGLAAISDASLLLGAFRAAAYRQPDLPALVTHLEEAVFRDGQDPGAPSAEDDPSEEETRESFITAVLLDIPDREPTIQLVDCGHPPPLVLRAGRVLSLDVGQPAPPLGLSGLLGADPVVETFAFEPGDIALLYTDGVIEARDRSGAFYPLAERIASWPPSDPQTLLRRLCGDLVAHAGGRLGDDAAMVAVERLPAEPERQAATRS; encoded by the coding sequence ATGGACGTTCGGCGACGCCTCGCGGAGCTCCGGTGGCCTCGGCAGCAGAGCCGCGCGCTGGTGGTCATCCCGCTCGCGCTGATCGTCGTGATCTCCGTCGTGGACGTGCTGGCGCCGTCCGAGGTCCACCTCGGGCCGCTGCTGGTCGCCGCCCCCGCGATCACGGCCTCGTTCGCAGGACCGAGGACGACCGCCGCCGTCGGAGCGCTCGCCGTCCTGGCCCAGAGCATCGTCGCGGCCACCCGGACCACCCTGCTGGACCTCAACCACTCGGTCCAGATCGCCTCGCTGGCGGTGATCTCCGCGCTGGTGACCCTGGGCGCCCACCTCAGGGAGCAGCACGAGAAGAAGATGACCCAGCTGCGCTCGGTGGCCGAGGCCGCGCAGACGGTGGTTCTGCGCCCGCTGCCGCACCGGATGGGCCCGCTGCGGATCGCCTCCGTCTACCTCGCGGCGGAGGCCGAGGCGCAGATCGGCGGCGACCTGTACGCGGCCGTGCGCACCGCCAAGGGCACCCGTTTCCTGGTCGGTGACGTACGGGGCAAGGGACTTGCCGCGATCAGTGACGCCTCCCTGCTGCTCGGAGCCTTCCGGGCGGCGGCCTACCGGCAGCCCGACCTGCCCGCGTTGGTCACCCACCTGGAGGAGGCGGTGTTCCGGGACGGCCAGGATCCCGGCGCCCCGTCGGCGGAGGACGACCCGTCGGAGGAGGAGACGCGGGAGTCGTTCATCACGGCGGTCCTGCTCGACATCCCCGACCGCGAGCCGACGATCCAGCTGGTCGACTGCGGGCATCCGCCGCCGCTGGTGCTGCGGGCCGGCCGCGTCCTCTCCCTCGACGTCGGCCAGCCCGCCCCGCCGCTCGGGCTCAGCGGACTGCTCGGCGCCGATCCCGTGGTCGAGACCTTCGCCTTCGAGCCGGGCGACATCGCACTGCTCTACACGGACGGGGTGATCGAGGCCCGGGACCGGTCGGGGGCGTTCTATCCGCTGGCGGAGCGGATCGCCTCCTGGCCGCCCTCCGACCCGCAGACCCTGCTGCGGCGCCTGTGCGGCGACCTCGTCGCCCACGCCGGCGGGCGGCTGGGCGACGACGCGGCGATGGTGGCCGTCGAGCGTCTTCCGGCGGAGCCGGAGCGTCAGGCCGCGACCCGCTCCTGA
- a CDS encoding YhjD/YihY/BrkB family envelope integrity protein — protein MTLTSVRQRVEHVAKAVWHRGREIELLHRSMAFAALCFVTLVPLLIVIAAASPTRGIGIADWIIDGLGLSGRSAQAVDELFSSRRDVLSTTTAFGLASLSVFGISLMTAVQNAYERIWRVESAAWHAVWRQVLALAGLIGYVLVAAWSGVPWDGTAAQPALRATATLIGGVLFFWWLQWLLLGSRVGWRTLLPGAVATVAALGGLRVFSRLVFAPLIASNAITYGVIGTVFVVQSWLIGVGYCVYAGALTGEALQHAHPLRHRNGPH, from the coding sequence GTGACGCTGACATCGGTCCGGCAGCGCGTCGAGCACGTCGCCAAGGCGGTGTGGCACCGCGGCCGGGAGATCGAGCTGCTGCACCGCTCGATGGCCTTCGCCGCGCTGTGCTTCGTCACCCTGGTCCCGCTGCTGATCGTGATCGCGGCGGCCTCGCCGACCCGGGGCATCGGCATCGCCGACTGGATCATCGACGGCCTGGGCCTGTCCGGCCGCTCGGCGCAGGCCGTGGACGAGCTGTTCTCCTCTCGGCGGGACGTCCTGAGCACCACCACCGCCTTCGGCCTCGCCTCGCTCTCGGTCTTCGGGATCTCGCTGATGACCGCCGTCCAGAACGCGTACGAGCGGATCTGGCGGGTGGAGTCGGCCGCCTGGCACGCGGTGTGGCGGCAGGTGCTCGCGCTGGCGGGCCTGATCGGCTACGTGCTCGTCGCCGCCTGGAGCGGAGTGCCCTGGGACGGCACCGCCGCCCAGCCCGCGCTGCGGGCCACGGCCACCCTGATCGGCGGTGTGCTGTTCTTCTGGTGGCTGCAGTGGCTGCTGCTCGGGTCCCGGGTCGGGTGGCGCACGCTGCTGCCCGGTGCGGTCGCCACGGTCGCCGCGCTGGGCGGCCTGCGGGTCTTCTCCCGGCTGGTCTTCGCGCCGCTGATCGCCTCCAACGCCATCACCTACGGCGTGATCGGCACCGTCTTCGTGGTGCAGTCCTGGCTGATCGGCGTCGGGTACTGCGTCTACGCGGGCGCACTCACCGGTGAGGCACTGCAGCACGCGCACCCACTGCGGCACCGGAACGGGCCGCACTGA
- the pqqB gene encoding pyrroloquinoline quinone biosynthesis protein PqqB — MLLHVLGTAAGGGTPQWNCACPGCAGARAHPERRRRHAALAVRAAEGRWYLVNATPDLGEQIEAVPQLHPGPAVRRTPIAGVVLTDAELDHTLGLARLREARSLRVLATAPVRGALLDGLRLGAVLEPYTSVEWRELGPDPAPLDPGSEDLWITALPVSAKRPRYAAGTGPDTDGWVTALLIEDRSNGTRAVYAPALAAWPDALQRAVEQADLVIVDGTFWDDREPIRAGISARGSTGMGHLPIAGPGGTAERLAPLTARRLYTHLNNTNPLVDPAAPQHRLLADQGIEVATDGMVIEL; from the coding sequence ATGCTGCTGCACGTGCTGGGCACGGCGGCGGGCGGCGGGACTCCCCAGTGGAACTGCGCGTGCCCTGGCTGCGCCGGGGCCCGCGCCCACCCGGAGCGCCGCCGTCGGCACGCCGCACTCGCCGTCCGGGCGGCGGAGGGCCGCTGGTACCTGGTCAACGCCACGCCCGACCTCGGTGAGCAGATCGAAGCCGTCCCCCAGCTGCACCCCGGCCCCGCCGTCCGGCGGACGCCGATCGCCGGAGTCGTCCTCACCGACGCCGAACTCGACCACACCCTGGGACTCGCCCGGCTCCGCGAAGCCCGCTCCCTGCGGGTGCTCGCCACCGCCCCGGTGCGCGGGGCGCTGCTCGACGGGCTGCGCCTCGGCGCCGTACTGGAGCCGTACACCTCGGTGGAGTGGCGGGAGTTGGGGCCGGACCCGGCGCCGCTCGACCCCGGCTCCGAGGACCTGTGGATCACCGCCCTCCCGGTGTCCGCCAAACGCCCGCGCTACGCCGCGGGCACCGGCCCGGACACCGACGGCTGGGTCACCGCCCTGCTGATCGAGGACCGCTCGAACGGCACCCGCGCCGTCTACGCACCGGCGCTCGCGGCCTGGCCCGACGCCCTGCAGCGGGCCGTCGAACAGGCCGACCTGGTCATCGTCGACGGCACCTTCTGGGACGACCGGGAACCGATCCGGGCTGGCATCTCCGCGCGCGGCTCGACCGGCATGGGCCACCTGCCGATCGCCGGGCCCGGCGGGACGGCCGAGCGGCTGGCCCCGCTGACGGCCCGTCGGCTCTACACCCACCTCAACAACACCAACCCCCTCGTCGACCCGGCGGCACCGCAGCACCGACTGCTCGCCGACCAGGGCATCGAGGTGGCCACCGACGGGATGGTGATCGAACTGTGA